A region from the Mesorhizobium sp. J8 genome encodes:
- a CDS encoding ABC transporter ATP-binding protein: MNAIDVRGLVKRFGDKTVVDHVTMTVAEGEIVGFLGPNGSGKTTTIRIMCGLLTPDEGDGTVLGFDIRTDALKIKREVGYMTQKFSFYEDLTIGENLEFVARLYQLKPVEEYVSRTLRELGLTSRRNQLAGTLSGGWKQRLALAACIMHKPKLLLLDEPTAGVDPKARREFWDEIHRLAGGGLTVLVSTHYMDEAERCHRISYISYGKMLATGTVDEVVRNAGLTTFVLQGPRLDQVARALQGRPGVDQVAPFGATLHVVGSDKAALEKALADIEKEHRGVTVKPGETSLEDVFIQFMSGSKDNMA, encoded by the coding sequence ATGAACGCCATCGACGTTCGCGGCCTGGTCAAGCGCTTCGGCGACAAGACCGTCGTCGACCATGTGACGATGACAGTCGCCGAGGGCGAGATCGTCGGCTTCCTCGGGCCGAACGGCTCGGGCAAGACGACGACCATCCGCATCATGTGCGGGCTTCTGACGCCGGACGAGGGCGATGGCACGGTGCTCGGCTTCGACATCCGCACCGACGCGCTCAAGATCAAGCGCGAAGTCGGCTACATGACGCAGAAATTCTCGTTCTACGAGGATCTGACGATCGGCGAGAACCTCGAATTCGTGGCGCGTCTCTACCAATTGAAGCCGGTCGAGGAGTATGTTTCGCGCACGCTTCGGGAACTCGGCCTGACGAGCCGCCGCAACCAGCTGGCCGGCACGCTTTCCGGCGGCTGGAAGCAGCGGCTGGCGCTGGCCGCCTGCATCATGCACAAGCCGAAGCTGCTCCTGCTCGACGAGCCGACGGCGGGCGTCGATCCCAAGGCGCGGCGCGAGTTCTGGGACGAGATCCATCGGCTGGCCGGCGGCGGGCTCACCGTGCTCGTCTCCACCCACTATATGGACGAGGCCGAGCGCTGCCACCGCATCAGCTACATCTCCTACGGCAAGATGCTCGCCACCGGCACGGTGGACGAGGTGGTGAGGAATGCCGGGCTGACCACCTTCGTGCTGCAGGGGCCGCGGCTCGACCAGGTGGCTCGGGCGCTGCAAGGCCGCCCCGGCGTCGACCAGGTGGCGCCGTTCGGCGCCACGCTGCATGTCGTCGGCTCCGACAAGGCGGCGCTCGAAAAGGCGCTCGCCGACATCGAGAAGGAGCACCGGGGTGTCACGGTGAAGCCCGGCGAGACCAGCCTCGAGGATGTATTCATCCAGTTCATGTCCGGCTCGAAGGACAATATGGCATGA